Proteins from one Ricinus communis isolate WT05 ecotype wild-type chromosome 9, ASM1957865v1, whole genome shotgun sequence genomic window:
- the LOC8280700 gene encoding formin-like protein 5 isoform X1, giving the protein MLTMLIQLQMIRMQSNYFMFLLILLCASLVGGLDYRKRTEQVFLSQLVDPVTGEVDESMGELLSICCRLELLNLKEADEDFNLCFPKETCGMASESNSEGKSLEKEHIWKLITAQHPQLKRTLLNCMRKNNILFHASRQGRSNSQHIRYYNSLFPRAAIPKRNLLQSIAETPSLASGSPFPSPAPSPDLAPSPESIPSSPPAPSPEEPFFPRIGDNTPPAPTPTSENSSAGPNSDPTVKPDSGDSKHKEIIIAVVVTAVVTFAFAALFFLCCTKICRRSSGRRQNDERPLLSLSLTDYSTGSSYKPFGVVASIKEEKAGQQSFNNNLSHDRKHSSLDSINSDALHVSVDETASLGVVGASNFSAESVDSTSNNTGLVPPPPGRVDSMPPLKPPPGRAVPLPPEPPASLRPPPRKVGPAPPPTPPRAPPPPAKASSSMGSRPPGPPPPPPMAPNPRPGPPPPPPSKGSHAPPRPPPPLSVGAKVPRPPTGSKLPSGGDGDANTPKAKLKPFFWDKVMANPEHSMVWHQIKSGSFQFNEEMIETLFGYAAVDRNKNEGKKESSSQEPSTQYIQILDTKKAQNLSILLRALNVTIEEVCDALREGNELPVELLQTLLKMAPTADEELKLRVFSGELSQLGPAERFLKALVEIPFAYKRLEALLFMCTLQEEVTTTKESFETLEVACKELRSSRLFLKLLEAVLKTGNRMNDGTFRGGAQAFKLDTLLKLADVKGADGKTTLLHFVVQEIIRSEGVRAARAAKESRTFSNVSVTTEDLLEDISPDTEEDYRSLGLQVVSRLSSELENVKKAANVDADSLIGTVAKLGHSLLKTKDFLNKDMKSLEGGSEFHETLKSFVQNAEVDVMLLLEEEKRIMALMKSTGDYFHGKAGKDEGLRLFVIVRDFLIILDKVCKQVGEAQKKSAKSLKKESSTASSHSSPRQHLSPDFRSRLFPAIAERRENSSSDDES; this is encoded by the exons ATGCTGACAATGTTGATTCAACTACAAATGATTCGAATGCAGTCAAATTATTTCATGTTTTTGCTGATTCTGCTTTGTGCATCTCTGGTTGGGGGCTTAGATTATAGAAAGAGGACAGAGCAAGTGTTTTTGAGCCAATTAGTGGATCCAGTGACTGGGGAGGTTGACGAGAGCATG GGAGAGCTATTATCGATCTGTTGCAGGCTAGAATTGCTTAATTTGAAGGAGGCTGATGAAGATTTCAACTTATGTTTTCCAAAGGAGACATGTGGTATGGCTAGTGAAAGTAATTCAGAGGGTAAGTCACTGGAAAAAGAACATATTTGGAAATTAATTACAGCCCAGCATCCCCAGTTGAAACGAACTCTTCTGAATTGTATGAGAAAGAATAATATTCTCTTCCATGCTTCTCGACAAGGTCGCTCTAACAGTCAGCATATAAGGTATTATAATTCCTTGTTCCCCAGGGCAGCTATTCCTAAAAGGAATTTGCTTCAGAGCATTGCAGAGACACCATCCCTTGCTAGTGGATCACCTTTTCCCAGTCCAGCACCATCTCCTGATCTCGCACCTTCTCCAGAATCTATTCCTTCAAGTCCTCCTGCTCCGTCTCCAGAAGAGCCATTTTTCCCTCGGATAGGTGATAACACACCACCTGCACCAACTCCAACTAGTGAAAATTCTTCTGCAGGTCCAAATTCAGATCCAACTGTTAAGCCAGATAGTGGTGACAgtaaacataaagaaattatCATTGCAGTAGTCGTGACTGCTGTAGTGACTTTTGCCTTTGCAGCATTGTTCTTTCTTTGCTGCACTAAGATTTGTAGGAGAAGCTCTGGAAGGAGACAAAATGATGAAAGACCTCTTCTTAGCCTAAGCTTAACTGACTACTCCACTG GTTCTTCTTATAAGCCTTTTGGTGTAGTAGCTTCAATTAAGGAAGAGAAGGCTGGTCAACAGTCCTTCAATAACAACTTGAGCCATGATAGGAAGCACTCATCTTTGGATAGCATAAACTCTGATGCTTTGCATGTGTCAGTAGATGAAACTGCATCCCTGGGAGTTGTTGGTGCTTCCAACTTCTCTGCTGAATCAGTTGACAGTACTAGTAATAATACTGGTCTCGTTCCTCCTCCTCCTGGAAGGGTGGATAGCATGCCTCCTTTGAAGCCTCCCCCTGGAAGGGCAGTGCCCCTTCCTCCTGAACCACCTGCTTCTCTTAGACCTCCTCCCAGAAAGGTTGGTCCAGCTCCCCCTCCCACTCCCCCACGTGCACCACCTCCTCCTGCAAAAGCTTCTTCTAGTATGGGTTCTCGTCCTCCTGGACCACCTCCTCCACCACCTATGGCTCCTAATCCCAGACCTGgtccaccaccaccaccaccttcAAAGGGTAGTCATGCTCCTCCCCGACCACCGCCACCATTGTCTGTGGGTGCTAAGGTCCCTCGTCCACCTACTGGGTCAAAGCTTCCATCTGGTGGAGATGGTGATGCCAATACTCCTAAAGCCAAGCTGAAGCCTTTTTTCTGGGATAAAGTTATGGCCAATCCTGAGCATTCAATGGTTTGGCACCAGATTAAATCAGGATCATTCCA GTTCAATGAAGAGATGATAGAAACACTGTTTGGATATGCAGCTGTTGatagaaacaaaaatgaagGCAAGAAAGAGTCTTCTTCCCAAGAACCTTCAACTCAGTATATTCAAATACTTGACACCAAAAAGGCACAAAATTTATCGATTCTCCTGCGGGCATTGAATGTTACGATAGAAGAAGTTTGTGATGCACTCCGTGAAG gAAATGAGCTACCTGTAGAGCTCCTGCAGACTCTGTTGAAGATGGCACCTACAGCAGATGAAGAACTGAAGCTTAGGGTATTCAGTGGTGAACTGTCTCAACTTGGGCCGGCTGAAAGGTTCCTTAAGGCATTGGTTGAGATTCCATTTGCTTATAAACGACTTGAAGCACTACTTTTCATGTGTACTCTACAGGAAGAGGTTACCACTACTAAGGAGTCCTTTGAAACCTTAGAG GTTGCTTGCAAGGAACTCAGAAGTAGCCGATTATTCCTCAAGCTTCTAGAAGCTGTTCTTAAAACTGGCAATCGCATGAATGATGGAACATTTAGAGGTGGTGCACAGGCATTCAAGCTTGACACACTTCTGAAATTAGCTGATGTGAAGGGAGCAGATGGTAAGACCACATTGTTGCACTTTGTTGTTCAGGAAATCATCCGTTCCGAAGGTGTGAGAGCTGCTCGTGCAGCAAAGGAGAGCCGGACATTCTCCAATGTCAGTGTCACAACTGAAGATCTTCTCGAGGATATTTCCCCTGATACAGAGGAGGATTATCGCAGCCTTGGCCTTCAGGTGGTTTCTCGTTTGAGCAGTGAGCTAGAAAATGTCAAGAAAGCAGCAAATGTCGATGCTGATAGCTTAATAGGAACTGTTGCCAAACTTGGCCATTCGCTATTAAAAACCAAAGATTTCCTGAACAAGGACATGAAGAGTTTAGAGGGAGGTAGCGAATTCCATGAAACGTTAAAAAGTTTTGTTCAGAATGCTGAGGTTGATGTCATGTTATTGCTggaggaagagaagagaattATGGCTCTGATGAAGAGCACTGGTGATTATTTCCATGGGAAAGCAGGGAAGGATGAAGGCTTACGTCTGTTTGTCATAGTGCGGGACTTTTTGATAATTCTAGATAAAGTGTGCAAACAGGTGGGAGAGGCCCAGAAGAAGTCAGCAAAATCACTGAAAAAAGAGTCATCCACTGCGTCATCTCATTCCTCTCCTCGTCAACATCTTTCTCCAGATTTTCGTTCACGTCTATTCCCAGCAATTGCAGAGAGAAGGGAGAATTCTAGTTCAGATGATGAGAGTTAA
- the LOC8280700 gene encoding formin-like protein 5 isoform X2, producing MLTMLIQLQMIRMQSNYFMFLLILLCASLVGGLDYRKRTEQVFLSQLVDPVTGEVDESMGELLSICCRLELLNLKEADEDFNLCFPKETCGMASESNSEGKSLEKEHIWKLITAQHPQLKRTLLNCMRKNNILFHASRQGRSNSQHIRYYNSLFPRAAIPKRNLLQSIAETPSLASGSPFPSPAPSPDLAPSPESIPSSPPAPSPEEPFFPRIGDNTPPAPTPTSENSSAALFFLCCTKICRRSSGRRQNDERPLLSLSLTDYSTGSSYKPFGVVASIKEEKAGQQSFNNNLSHDRKHSSLDSINSDALHVSVDETASLGVVGASNFSAESVDSTSNNTGLVPPPPGRVDSMPPLKPPPGRAVPLPPEPPASLRPPPRKVGPAPPPTPPRAPPPPAKASSSMGSRPPGPPPPPPMAPNPRPGPPPPPPSKGSHAPPRPPPPLSVGAKVPRPPTGSKLPSGGDGDANTPKAKLKPFFWDKVMANPEHSMVWHQIKSGSFQFNEEMIETLFGYAAVDRNKNEGKKESSSQEPSTQYIQILDTKKAQNLSILLRALNVTIEEVCDALREGNELPVELLQTLLKMAPTADEELKLRVFSGELSQLGPAERFLKALVEIPFAYKRLEALLFMCTLQEEVTTTKESFETLEVACKELRSSRLFLKLLEAVLKTGNRMNDGTFRGGAQAFKLDTLLKLADVKGADGKTTLLHFVVQEIIRSEGVRAARAAKESRTFSNVSVTTEDLLEDISPDTEEDYRSLGLQVVSRLSSELENVKKAANVDADSLIGTVAKLGHSLLKTKDFLNKDMKSLEGGSEFHETLKSFVQNAEVDVMLLLEEEKRIMALMKSTGDYFHGKAGKDEGLRLFVIVRDFLIILDKVCKQVGEAQKKSAKSLKKESSTASSHSSPRQHLSPDFRSRLFPAIAERRENSSSDDES from the exons ATGCTGACAATGTTGATTCAACTACAAATGATTCGAATGCAGTCAAATTATTTCATGTTTTTGCTGATTCTGCTTTGTGCATCTCTGGTTGGGGGCTTAGATTATAGAAAGAGGACAGAGCAAGTGTTTTTGAGCCAATTAGTGGATCCAGTGACTGGGGAGGTTGACGAGAGCATG GGAGAGCTATTATCGATCTGTTGCAGGCTAGAATTGCTTAATTTGAAGGAGGCTGATGAAGATTTCAACTTATGTTTTCCAAAGGAGACATGTGGTATGGCTAGTGAAAGTAATTCAGAGGGTAAGTCACTGGAAAAAGAACATATTTGGAAATTAATTACAGCCCAGCATCCCCAGTTGAAACGAACTCTTCTGAATTGTATGAGAAAGAATAATATTCTCTTCCATGCTTCTCGACAAGGTCGCTCTAACAGTCAGCATATAAGGTATTATAATTCCTTGTTCCCCAGGGCAGCTATTCCTAAAAGGAATTTGCTTCAGAGCATTGCAGAGACACCATCCCTTGCTAGTGGATCACCTTTTCCCAGTCCAGCACCATCTCCTGATCTCGCACCTTCTCCAGAATCTATTCCTTCAAGTCCTCCTGCTCCGTCTCCAGAAGAGCCATTTTTCCCTCGGATAGGTGATAACACACCACCTGCACCAACTCCAACTAGTGAAAATTCTTCTGCAG CATTGTTCTTTCTTTGCTGCACTAAGATTTGTAGGAGAAGCTCTGGAAGGAGACAAAATGATGAAAGACCTCTTCTTAGCCTAAGCTTAACTGACTACTCCACTG GTTCTTCTTATAAGCCTTTTGGTGTAGTAGCTTCAATTAAGGAAGAGAAGGCTGGTCAACAGTCCTTCAATAACAACTTGAGCCATGATAGGAAGCACTCATCTTTGGATAGCATAAACTCTGATGCTTTGCATGTGTCAGTAGATGAAACTGCATCCCTGGGAGTTGTTGGTGCTTCCAACTTCTCTGCTGAATCAGTTGACAGTACTAGTAATAATACTGGTCTCGTTCCTCCTCCTCCTGGAAGGGTGGATAGCATGCCTCCTTTGAAGCCTCCCCCTGGAAGGGCAGTGCCCCTTCCTCCTGAACCACCTGCTTCTCTTAGACCTCCTCCCAGAAAGGTTGGTCCAGCTCCCCCTCCCACTCCCCCACGTGCACCACCTCCTCCTGCAAAAGCTTCTTCTAGTATGGGTTCTCGTCCTCCTGGACCACCTCCTCCACCACCTATGGCTCCTAATCCCAGACCTGgtccaccaccaccaccaccttcAAAGGGTAGTCATGCTCCTCCCCGACCACCGCCACCATTGTCTGTGGGTGCTAAGGTCCCTCGTCCACCTACTGGGTCAAAGCTTCCATCTGGTGGAGATGGTGATGCCAATACTCCTAAAGCCAAGCTGAAGCCTTTTTTCTGGGATAAAGTTATGGCCAATCCTGAGCATTCAATGGTTTGGCACCAGATTAAATCAGGATCATTCCA GTTCAATGAAGAGATGATAGAAACACTGTTTGGATATGCAGCTGTTGatagaaacaaaaatgaagGCAAGAAAGAGTCTTCTTCCCAAGAACCTTCAACTCAGTATATTCAAATACTTGACACCAAAAAGGCACAAAATTTATCGATTCTCCTGCGGGCATTGAATGTTACGATAGAAGAAGTTTGTGATGCACTCCGTGAAG gAAATGAGCTACCTGTAGAGCTCCTGCAGACTCTGTTGAAGATGGCACCTACAGCAGATGAAGAACTGAAGCTTAGGGTATTCAGTGGTGAACTGTCTCAACTTGGGCCGGCTGAAAGGTTCCTTAAGGCATTGGTTGAGATTCCATTTGCTTATAAACGACTTGAAGCACTACTTTTCATGTGTACTCTACAGGAAGAGGTTACCACTACTAAGGAGTCCTTTGAAACCTTAGAG GTTGCTTGCAAGGAACTCAGAAGTAGCCGATTATTCCTCAAGCTTCTAGAAGCTGTTCTTAAAACTGGCAATCGCATGAATGATGGAACATTTAGAGGTGGTGCACAGGCATTCAAGCTTGACACACTTCTGAAATTAGCTGATGTGAAGGGAGCAGATGGTAAGACCACATTGTTGCACTTTGTTGTTCAGGAAATCATCCGTTCCGAAGGTGTGAGAGCTGCTCGTGCAGCAAAGGAGAGCCGGACATTCTCCAATGTCAGTGTCACAACTGAAGATCTTCTCGAGGATATTTCCCCTGATACAGAGGAGGATTATCGCAGCCTTGGCCTTCAGGTGGTTTCTCGTTTGAGCAGTGAGCTAGAAAATGTCAAGAAAGCAGCAAATGTCGATGCTGATAGCTTAATAGGAACTGTTGCCAAACTTGGCCATTCGCTATTAAAAACCAAAGATTTCCTGAACAAGGACATGAAGAGTTTAGAGGGAGGTAGCGAATTCCATGAAACGTTAAAAAGTTTTGTTCAGAATGCTGAGGTTGATGTCATGTTATTGCTggaggaagagaagagaattATGGCTCTGATGAAGAGCACTGGTGATTATTTCCATGGGAAAGCAGGGAAGGATGAAGGCTTACGTCTGTTTGTCATAGTGCGGGACTTTTTGATAATTCTAGATAAAGTGTGCAAACAGGTGGGAGAGGCCCAGAAGAAGTCAGCAAAATCACTGAAAAAAGAGTCATCCACTGCGTCATCTCATTCCTCTCCTCGTCAACATCTTTCTCCAGATTTTCGTTCACGTCTATTCCCAGCAATTGCAGAGAGAAGGGAGAATTCTAGTTCAGATGATGAGAGTTAA
- the LOC8280700 gene encoding formin-like protein 5 isoform X3 has product MASESNSEGKSLEKEHIWKLITAQHPQLKRTLLNCMRKNNILFHASRQGRSNSQHIRYYNSLFPRAAIPKRNLLQSIAETPSLASGSPFPSPAPSPDLAPSPESIPSSPPAPSPEEPFFPRIGDNTPPAPTPTSENSSAGPNSDPTVKPDSGDSKHKEIIIAVVVTAVVTFAFAALFFLCCTKICRRSSGRRQNDERPLLSLSLTDYSTGSSYKPFGVVASIKEEKAGQQSFNNNLSHDRKHSSLDSINSDALHVSVDETASLGVVGASNFSAESVDSTSNNTGLVPPPPGRVDSMPPLKPPPGRAVPLPPEPPASLRPPPRKVGPAPPPTPPRAPPPPAKASSSMGSRPPGPPPPPPMAPNPRPGPPPPPPSKGSHAPPRPPPPLSVGAKVPRPPTGSKLPSGGDGDANTPKAKLKPFFWDKVMANPEHSMVWHQIKSGSFQFNEEMIETLFGYAAVDRNKNEGKKESSSQEPSTQYIQILDTKKAQNLSILLRALNVTIEEVCDALREGNELPVELLQTLLKMAPTADEELKLRVFSGELSQLGPAERFLKALVEIPFAYKRLEALLFMCTLQEEVTTTKESFETLEVACKELRSSRLFLKLLEAVLKTGNRMNDGTFRGGAQAFKLDTLLKLADVKGADGKTTLLHFVVQEIIRSEGVRAARAAKESRTFSNVSVTTEDLLEDISPDTEEDYRSLGLQVVSRLSSELENVKKAANVDADSLIGTVAKLGHSLLKTKDFLNKDMKSLEGGSEFHETLKSFVQNAEVDVMLLLEEEKRIMALMKSTGDYFHGKAGKDEGLRLFVIVRDFLIILDKVCKQVGEAQKKSAKSLKKESSTASSHSSPRQHLSPDFRSRLFPAIAERRENSSSDDES; this is encoded by the exons ATGGCTAGTGAAAGTAATTCAGAGGGTAAGTCACTGGAAAAAGAACATATTTGGAAATTAATTACAGCCCAGCATCCCCAGTTGAAACGAACTCTTCTGAATTGTATGAGAAAGAATAATATTCTCTTCCATGCTTCTCGACAAGGTCGCTCTAACAGTCAGCATATAAGGTATTATAATTCCTTGTTCCCCAGGGCAGCTATTCCTAAAAGGAATTTGCTTCAGAGCATTGCAGAGACACCATCCCTTGCTAGTGGATCACCTTTTCCCAGTCCAGCACCATCTCCTGATCTCGCACCTTCTCCAGAATCTATTCCTTCAAGTCCTCCTGCTCCGTCTCCAGAAGAGCCATTTTTCCCTCGGATAGGTGATAACACACCACCTGCACCAACTCCAACTAGTGAAAATTCTTCTGCAGGTCCAAATTCAGATCCAACTGTTAAGCCAGATAGTGGTGACAgtaaacataaagaaattatCATTGCAGTAGTCGTGACTGCTGTAGTGACTTTTGCCTTTGCAGCATTGTTCTTTCTTTGCTGCACTAAGATTTGTAGGAGAAGCTCTGGAAGGAGACAAAATGATGAAAGACCTCTTCTTAGCCTAAGCTTAACTGACTACTCCACTG GTTCTTCTTATAAGCCTTTTGGTGTAGTAGCTTCAATTAAGGAAGAGAAGGCTGGTCAACAGTCCTTCAATAACAACTTGAGCCATGATAGGAAGCACTCATCTTTGGATAGCATAAACTCTGATGCTTTGCATGTGTCAGTAGATGAAACTGCATCCCTGGGAGTTGTTGGTGCTTCCAACTTCTCTGCTGAATCAGTTGACAGTACTAGTAATAATACTGGTCTCGTTCCTCCTCCTCCTGGAAGGGTGGATAGCATGCCTCCTTTGAAGCCTCCCCCTGGAAGGGCAGTGCCCCTTCCTCCTGAACCACCTGCTTCTCTTAGACCTCCTCCCAGAAAGGTTGGTCCAGCTCCCCCTCCCACTCCCCCACGTGCACCACCTCCTCCTGCAAAAGCTTCTTCTAGTATGGGTTCTCGTCCTCCTGGACCACCTCCTCCACCACCTATGGCTCCTAATCCCAGACCTGgtccaccaccaccaccaccttcAAAGGGTAGTCATGCTCCTCCCCGACCACCGCCACCATTGTCTGTGGGTGCTAAGGTCCCTCGTCCACCTACTGGGTCAAAGCTTCCATCTGGTGGAGATGGTGATGCCAATACTCCTAAAGCCAAGCTGAAGCCTTTTTTCTGGGATAAAGTTATGGCCAATCCTGAGCATTCAATGGTTTGGCACCAGATTAAATCAGGATCATTCCA GTTCAATGAAGAGATGATAGAAACACTGTTTGGATATGCAGCTGTTGatagaaacaaaaatgaagGCAAGAAAGAGTCTTCTTCCCAAGAACCTTCAACTCAGTATATTCAAATACTTGACACCAAAAAGGCACAAAATTTATCGATTCTCCTGCGGGCATTGAATGTTACGATAGAAGAAGTTTGTGATGCACTCCGTGAAG gAAATGAGCTACCTGTAGAGCTCCTGCAGACTCTGTTGAAGATGGCACCTACAGCAGATGAAGAACTGAAGCTTAGGGTATTCAGTGGTGAACTGTCTCAACTTGGGCCGGCTGAAAGGTTCCTTAAGGCATTGGTTGAGATTCCATTTGCTTATAAACGACTTGAAGCACTACTTTTCATGTGTACTCTACAGGAAGAGGTTACCACTACTAAGGAGTCCTTTGAAACCTTAGAG GTTGCTTGCAAGGAACTCAGAAGTAGCCGATTATTCCTCAAGCTTCTAGAAGCTGTTCTTAAAACTGGCAATCGCATGAATGATGGAACATTTAGAGGTGGTGCACAGGCATTCAAGCTTGACACACTTCTGAAATTAGCTGATGTGAAGGGAGCAGATGGTAAGACCACATTGTTGCACTTTGTTGTTCAGGAAATCATCCGTTCCGAAGGTGTGAGAGCTGCTCGTGCAGCAAAGGAGAGCCGGACATTCTCCAATGTCAGTGTCACAACTGAAGATCTTCTCGAGGATATTTCCCCTGATACAGAGGAGGATTATCGCAGCCTTGGCCTTCAGGTGGTTTCTCGTTTGAGCAGTGAGCTAGAAAATGTCAAGAAAGCAGCAAATGTCGATGCTGATAGCTTAATAGGAACTGTTGCCAAACTTGGCCATTCGCTATTAAAAACCAAAGATTTCCTGAACAAGGACATGAAGAGTTTAGAGGGAGGTAGCGAATTCCATGAAACGTTAAAAAGTTTTGTTCAGAATGCTGAGGTTGATGTCATGTTATTGCTggaggaagagaagagaattATGGCTCTGATGAAGAGCACTGGTGATTATTTCCATGGGAAAGCAGGGAAGGATGAAGGCTTACGTCTGTTTGTCATAGTGCGGGACTTTTTGATAATTCTAGATAAAGTGTGCAAACAGGTGGGAGAGGCCCAGAAGAAGTCAGCAAAATCACTGAAAAAAGAGTCATCCACTGCGTCATCTCATTCCTCTCCTCGTCAACATCTTTCTCCAGATTTTCGTTCACGTCTATTCCCAGCAATTGCAGAGAGAAGGGAGAATTCTAGTTCAGATGATGAGAGTTAA
- the LOC8280697 gene encoding probable histone H2A.1, with protein sequence MAGRGKTLGSGAAKKATSRSSKAGLQFPVGRIARFLKAGKYAERVGAGAPVYLAAVLEYLAAEVLELAGNAARDNKKTRIVPRHIQLAVRNDEELSKLLGDVTIANGGVMPNIHNLLLPKKTATSGSKASADDDS encoded by the exons ATGGCTGGTCGAGGGAAAACTCTAGGATCTGGTGCGGCGAAGAAAGCTACATCGAGGAGTAGCAAGGCCGGTTTGCAGTTTCCTGTGGGTCGTATTGCTAGATTCTTGAAGGCTGGAAAATACGCTGAGCGTGTTGGTGCCGGCGCCCCTGTGTATCTTGCCGCTGTCCTTGAGTACCTTGCTGCCGAG GTACTTGAATTAGCTGGAAATGCAGCAAGAGACAACAAGAAGACCCGAATTGTTCCACGACACATTCAATTGGCTGTGAGGAATGATGAAGAACTTAGCAAGCTGTTAGGTGATGTGACAATTGCCAATGGAGGAGTGATGCCTAACATTCACAACCTTCTCCTTCCTAAGAAGACTGCAACTTCAGGTTCTAAGGCCTCTGCTGACGATGACAGTTAA